The following coding sequences lie in one Seriola aureovittata isolate HTS-2021-v1 ecotype China chromosome 5, ASM2101889v1, whole genome shotgun sequence genomic window:
- the LOC130169059 gene encoding alpha-(1,3)-fucosyltransferase 7: MTPSGSQAFLFFLTLLSFLSSLFYFNLLDQKFHLQKNHPGVLQRNISILLWHWPFGRSYRLDGDKCLQMYNISRCFLSDNTSAFSSADVVVFHHQELSNGLSPLPLHLDRPASQHWVWMSMEPPVNNINLSQLNGLFNWTMSYRHDADISIPYGETIQGSDELSFQLPVINRSCLVSWVVSRYQSRQARAGVYQSLKKYIPIEVYGRWSRKPLLDKKLLPTIAKCLFYLSFENSEAKDYISEKLWRNAFQAGAIPVVLGPSRATYEALAPPGSFIHVDDFKSTAHLAAYLKRVAADRQAYEQYFQWHRTHRIKTYTDWRERLCQICVDYPSLPASRIYHNLESWVNS, translated from the coding sequence ATGACACCATCTGGATCCCAagccttcctcttcttcctcaccctcctcaGCTTTCTCTCGTCCCTGTTTTATTTCAACTTGTTGGACCAGAAGTTTCATCTGCAGAAAAATCATCCAGGTGTTCTACAAAGAAACATCAGCATCCTGCTGTGGCACTGGCCATTTGGCCGCTCCTACAGGCTCGATGGGGACAAATGCCTCCAGATGTACAACATCAGCcgctgttttctctctgataACACCTCTGCCTTCTCCAGTGCTGATGTGGTCGTCTTCCATCACCAGGAGCTGAGTAATGGTTTATCGCCACTGCCCTTGCACCTGGATCGTCCAGCCTCCCAGCACTGGGTGTGGATGTCCATGGAGCCTCCTGTCAACAACATAAACCTTAGTCAGCTCAATGGCCTCTTCAACTGGACAATGAGCTACAGACATGATGCAGACATATCCATCCCTTATGGAGAAACCATTCAAGGAAGTGATGAGCTCAGCTTCCAGCTTCCTGTTATAAATCGCTCCTGTCTTGTCAGCTGGGTTGTCAGCAGATATCAGTCTCGCCAGGCTCGGGCTGGTGTTTACCAAAGTCTAAAGAAGTATATCCCCATAGAAGTGTACGGCAGGTGGAGCAGGAAACCTCTGTTGGACAAGAAGCTGTTGCCGACCATTGCAAAGTGTCTATTTTACCTGTCTTTTGAGAACTCTGAGGCGAAGGACTACATCAGTGAGAAGCTCTGGAGGAACGCTTTCCAAGCAGGAGCCATACCGGTGGTTCTCGGCCCCAGCAGGGCCACATATGAGGCCCTGGCTCCCCCTGGTTCCTTTATCCATGTGGATGATTTCAAGAGCACAGCACATCTGGCTGCCTACCTGAAGCGTgtggctgcagacagacaggcctACGAGCAGTACTTCCAGTGGCATCGCACTCACAGAATCAAAACCTACACTGActggagagagaggctgtgtcAGATCTGTGTTGACTACCCCAGTTTACCAGCCAGTAGAATCTACCACAACCTGGAGAGCTGGGTTAACAGCTAA